One window from the genome of Pedobacter schmidteae encodes:
- a CDS encoding type IX secretion system membrane protein PorP/SprF has protein sequence MKKLILSITGLIFFLVQPASAQQDAQFSQYMFNGIYINPAYAGYREQLNVQAFYRSQWTGIEGAPKTMSLAVDAIANEGNVGLALQVSNDKLGAQSNLSAYASYAYRLKMNSDGTSRLAFGLSGGIMQLGINGGLLNPNDPEPFQPVGLQSTVVPDARVGVYYSDNRFYAGFSLDNLLSQYIDVKKHAFIPQPKPHFYLTAGMLLPLSADVLLKPSFLLKDDRGGPTSLDVSAFFILADRLWVGGAYRTGVKLYDKSYIQQGLSNLNSAVAAVQIFPTSNLRIGYAYDFSMGAMRGYSSGTHEMSIGYFFNRKKARMLSPRYF, from the coding sequence ATGAAGAAACTAATATTATCAATTACAGGATTAATATTTTTCCTTGTACAACCTGCCTCAGCACAACAGGATGCACAATTCAGCCAGTACATGTTCAATGGCATATATATCAATCCTGCTTACGCAGGGTATCGGGAACAACTCAACGTTCAAGCTTTTTACCGGAGCCAGTGGACAGGTATAGAAGGTGCGCCGAAAACAATGTCACTGGCGGTAGATGCCATCGCTAATGAAGGGAATGTTGGTCTGGCTTTACAGGTGTCGAATGACAAGCTGGGGGCACAAAGTAACCTTTCGGCCTATGCCAGTTATGCTTATCGTTTAAAAATGAACAGCGACGGAACATCAAGGCTGGCCTTCGGCCTGAGTGGAGGGATTATGCAATTGGGAATAAATGGTGGATTGCTTAATCCGAACGATCCGGAGCCTTTTCAACCTGTGGGCCTCCAAAGCACTGTTGTTCCCGATGCCAGGGTGGGGGTATATTATTCAGACAACCGCTTTTACGCTGGGTTTAGCCTTGATAACCTGCTGTCGCAATATATCGATGTTAAGAAACATGCTTTTATTCCGCAGCCTAAGCCACACTTCTATTTAACAGCGGGAATGTTGCTACCACTATCTGCCGATGTTTTATTAAAGCCATCCTTCCTGCTGAAAGATGACCGTGGCGGCCCGACAAGTCTGGATGTAAGCGCATTTTTTATTTTGGCCGACAGGCTTTGGGTTGGCGGGGCTTACCGTACGGGGGTCAAGCTGTATGATAAATCCTATATCCAACAGGGACTGTCCAATCTCAACTCGGCTGTGGCAGCTGTGCAGATTTTTCCAACTTCAAATTTAAGGATTGGTTATGCCTACGATTTTTCAATGGGCGCAATGCGGGGTTACAGTAGCGGAACACATGAAATGTCAATCGGCTACTTCTTTAACCGCAAAAAAGCCCGGATGTTAAGTCCACGTTATTTTTAA
- a CDS encoding OmpA family protein, whose product MKRTLPLILTISVLLLHLGLARAQYLSKEADQQFELFNYNKAITLYLQAYKKKATAHTAQRLAEAYRFKNDYQAAESWYATAVNLPGSNTENTLNYAMALQQNAKFNEAKAQYLNYFSKKNTTSPNVKNDLLASCDSAIKWMNNPKQVQVNNLSPVNGPQSDWGSTIYQNTLVFASDRENPSGNKQIKTPFLKFDGTKFPDRKVYGWTGNAYLKLYSKQENDSIQVFPVNVKTNYHIGPASFTADGNNIYFALTRIPEKLLKSTNNITNINVEIYSSKKSEGKWEEAVPFKYNKVNAYSVGDPFISNDGNRLYFVSDMPGGLGGTDIYYVKKNEAGEWGDAVNFREVNSAGNERSPFMTETNEFYFSTDGRTGMGSLDIFRLYKKAFGQNQIENLGFPVNSPQDDFAFNIDANTGISYFSSNRFGGKGGDDIYSLEPKITDKPIALVKEQTDPVVAKKSIPDSPNENNKPIRLENIYYDFNKWNIRADAAVELEKLVQIMKDNSKIWIELGSHTDSRGNDAYNFTLSQKRAESAVKYIISRGIDKARIEARGYGETLLLNHCPNGVKCTEKEHQLNRRTEFKIIND is encoded by the coding sequence ATGAAGAGAACCCTACCGCTAATATTGACCATTTCCGTATTGCTGTTGCACCTTGGCCTTGCAAGGGCACAATACCTTTCAAAGGAAGCTGATCAACAATTTGAGCTGTTTAATTATAACAAGGCAATAACTTTATACCTGCAGGCTTATAAAAAGAAAGCAACAGCACATACCGCCCAGCGTTTGGCTGAAGCGTACCGCTTCAAAAATGACTACCAGGCTGCAGAAAGCTGGTATGCGACTGCTGTAAACCTGCCAGGAAGTAATACCGAAAATACCCTGAACTATGCAATGGCACTACAGCAAAACGCAAAATTTAATGAGGCCAAAGCCCAGTACTTAAATTACTTCAGCAAAAAAAATACAACCTCCCCGAATGTAAAAAACGATTTGCTGGCATCCTGCGACTCTGCAATAAAATGGATGAACAACCCTAAGCAGGTTCAGGTCAATAACCTTAGTCCTGTAAACGGGCCGCAATCAGATTGGGGCAGTACAATTTATCAGAACACATTGGTATTCGCTTCCGACAGGGAAAACCCAAGCGGAAATAAACAAATCAAAACCCCATTTTTAAAATTCGATGGCACGAAATTTCCCGACAGGAAAGTTTATGGCTGGACTGGAAACGCATATCTCAAGCTTTACAGCAAACAAGAGAACGACAGCATACAGGTTTTTCCGGTTAACGTAAAGACCAACTACCACATCGGACCGGCAAGTTTTACCGCCGATGGGAACAACATATATTTTGCTTTGACCCGGATCCCGGAAAAATTGCTCAAAAGCACGAACAATATTACTAACATTAACGTAGAGATTTACAGTAGCAAAAAATCTGAAGGAAAATGGGAAGAAGCAGTCCCTTTTAAGTATAATAAGGTAAACGCGTATTCCGTTGGAGACCCTTTTATTTCCAATGACGGGAACAGACTTTATTTTGTTTCAGACATGCCAGGTGGCCTGGGTGGAACAGACATTTACTACGTAAAAAAAAATGAGGCGGGTGAATGGGGAGATGCCGTTAATTTTCGTGAGGTAAACTCTGCAGGAAATGAACGCTCCCCGTTTATGACTGAAACAAATGAGTTTTACTTTTCTACCGATGGCAGGACAGGAATGGGTAGCCTCGATATTTTCAGGCTGTATAAAAAAGCCTTCGGACAAAATCAGATCGAAAATTTAGGATTCCCGGTCAATTCCCCCCAGGATGATTTTGCGTTCAATATTGACGCAAATACCGGGATATCCTATTTTTCTTCCAATCGTTTTGGCGGAAAAGGAGGAGATGATATATATAGTCTGGAGCCTAAAATAACTGATAAGCCCATTGCCCTTGTAAAAGAGCAGACAGATCCGGTAGTTGCTAAAAAGAGCATACCCGATTCACCAAATGAAAACAATAAGCCCATCAGGCTGGAAAACATCTATTATGATTTTAATAAATGGAATATCAGGGCTGATGCTGCGGTGGAACTGGAAAAACTTGTGCAGATCATGAAAGACAATTCAAAGATTTGGATTGAGCTGGGTTCACATACGGATAGCAGAGGAAACGATGCTTACAACTTCACATTGTCGCAAAAAAGGGCCGAATCTGCTGTTAAGTATATCATTTCACGAGGAATAGATAAAGCCAGGATAGAGGCCCGGGGATATGGAGAAACGCTATTACTGAACCACTGCCCGAATGGCGTAAAATGCACCGAAAAAGAACACCAGCTAAACAGAAGGACAGAGTTTAAAATAATTAACGATTGA